In Candidatus Paceibacterota bacterium, a genomic segment contains:
- a CDS encoding HU family DNA-binding protein, which yields MNKAAIVDAVQAKLEGTKAQAELAVETILESIVGTLKKGEEVSISGLGIFSVKRRAARSARNPRTGEMVQVQAMNVPKFRAAKALKDAVK from the coding sequence ATGAATAAGGCAGCAATTGTGGACGCAGTTCAAGCAAAGCTTGAAGGCACTAAGGCTCAGGCTGAGCTCGCAGTGGAAACGATCCTTGAATCGATCGTTGGCACACTTAAGAAAGGTGAAGAGGTCTCTATTTCAGGACTCGGCATCTTCTCAGTTAAAAGGCGTGCAGCCCGATCAGCTCGTAACCCTCGCACAGGTGAAATGGTGCAGGTTCAAGCTATGAACGTTCCTAAGTTTAGAGCAGCAAAGGCTCTTAAGGACGCAGTTAAGTAA
- the rny gene encoding ribonuclease Y yields the protein MITTLLLTYLVCAGILGVLLGYFLRVLIAMSRKGSAELRIKEILLNAREEAKRIVEEAKEEADELTAEQLKEIKDRDEKSRSLEERLIKKDEQLEKRQAEFEREVISLKDKVAEINILKENADVLLKERTEVLEKTAGFSAEEAKNELLKETEIKNEEDLLVRMQKLEHASEEKLECRAKTILTSAIQRLATSVYSDVMSTSVAIPSEEMKGKIIGKEGRNIKAFERITGVEVIVDDTPNAITISSFNPLRRQAAKTALDMLIADGRIQPAKIEELYTKAKEEVNKAIKERGEQAVYECGVFNLDPRLTSIIGRLHFRTSYGQNVLQHSIEVAHIAGMIAQEVGANVHIAKAGGLLHDIGKALDHEVQGTHVEIGRRILQKFGVSEEIIKAMQAHHGEYPYETLESIIVQTADAISGSRPGARKDSVEIYLQRLEDLENIANKIPGVEKSYVLSAGREIRVFIKPEEISDIESKRVAREIAVAIENELKYPGEIKVTVIRETRVTEFAR from the coding sequence ATGATTACAACATTACTCCTCACATATCTGGTTTGCGCCGGCATCTTAGGTGTACTCCTTGGATATTTCTTACGAGTGTTGATTGCAATGAGCCGCAAAGGTTCTGCGGAACTTCGTATTAAAGAAATTCTCCTTAACGCAAGAGAAGAAGCAAAGCGCATTGTTGAAGAAGCAAAGGAAGAAGCTGACGAACTAACTGCAGAGCAACTAAAAGAAATTAAAGACCGCGATGAAAAAAGCCGTAGCCTTGAAGAACGTCTCATTAAAAAGGATGAGCAACTAGAAAAAAGACAAGCTGAATTTGAGCGTGAAGTAATTTCTCTTAAAGACAAGGTTGCTGAAATAAATATACTCAAAGAGAATGCTGACGTACTCCTCAAAGAACGAACAGAAGTATTAGAAAAAACAGCAGGATTTTCAGCAGAAGAAGCAAAAAATGAGTTGCTCAAGGAAACTGAAATTAAAAATGAAGAAGACTTGCTTGTACGAATGCAAAAGCTTGAACATGCAAGTGAAGAGAAGCTTGAGTGCCGTGCAAAAACAATTCTTACCAGTGCAATTCAACGCCTCGCAACATCTGTATACTCTGACGTTATGTCTACCTCGGTTGCCATTCCATCTGAAGAGATGAAGGGTAAGATAATCGGTAAAGAAGGACGTAATATCAAGGCTTTTGAGCGCATTACCGGTGTTGAGGTCATTGTTGATGACACACCTAACGCAATCACTATTTCTTCATTCAATCCCCTTCGAAGACAAGCGGCAAAGACAGCGCTCGATATGCTCATTGCTGACGGACGCATTCAGCCAGCAAAGATTGAAGAGTTGTATACAAAAGCAAAAGAAGAAGTTAACAAAGCAATTAAGGAGCGTGGTGAACAAGCGGTGTACGAGTGTGGAGTGTTCAATCTTGATCCACGCTTAACTTCAATCATCGGTCGTCTCCACTTCCGAACAAGCTACGGACAAAATGTATTGCAGCATTCCATTGAAGTTGCACACATTGCAGGAATGATTGCACAAGAAGTTGGTGCAAACGTACACATCGCAAAAGCAGGCGGACTTCTTCATGACATTGGTAAAGCGCTTGATCATGAGGTTCAAGGAACACATGTTGAGATTGGACGACGCATCTTACAGAAGTTTGGAGTCTCTGAAGAAATCATTAAGGCAATGCAAGCGCATCATGGTGAGTACCCATACGAGACACTTGAATCAATCATTGTTCAAACAGCTGACGCAATTTCAGGAAGCCGTCCCGGTGCACGAAAAGATTCTGTAGAAATATATCTACAACGTCTAGAAGATCTTGAGAACATCGCTAACAAGATTCCAGGAGTAGAAAAGAGTTACGTTCTCTCAGCAGGTCGTGAGATTCGTGTATTCATCAAACCAGAAGAAATCTCAGATATCGAATCAAAGCGTGTAGCGCGAGAGATTGCGGTTGCGATTGAAAATGAACTTAAGTATCCAGGAGAAATCAAAGTAACAGTTATTCGTGAAACACGAGTTACAGAATTTGCTCGGTAG
- the clpP gene encoding ATP-dependent Clp endopeptidase proteolytic subunit ClpP — MLIPTVIEKSQFGERAYDIYSRLLRDRIIFLGGPIDDNVANIVIAQLLFLESEDPKKDISLYINSPGGSVTSTLAMLDTMTHIKPDVSTICVGIAASGGAVMLAGGKKGKRFALPNSEIMIHQPWGGAEGRAADIEITAKQILKTRERLNKIMAEATGKSVAQIEKDVDRDYFMNAEEAKKYGIIDKVLTKNE, encoded by the coding sequence GAGAAGTCTCAGTTTGGAGAGCGAGCATACGATATCTACTCTCGCCTGCTTCGAGACCGAATTATCTTCCTTGGTGGCCCCATTGATGACAATGTAGCCAATATTGTCATTGCCCAGCTCCTCTTCCTTGAGAGCGAGGACCCAAAGAAGGATATTTCCCTCTATATCAACTCCCCAGGAGGCTCAGTCACCTCTACCCTTGCCATGCTAGACACCATGACCCACATCAAACCAGATGTTTCAACAATCTGTGTTGGTATCGCAGCTTCCGGTGGTGCAGTTATGCTTGCAGGCGGAAAGAAAGGTAAGCGCTTTGCTTTACCCAACTCTGAGATCATGATCCACCAGCCTTGGGGTGGCGCTGAAGGACGCGCAGCCGATATTGAAATCACTGCAAAGCAAATCTTAAAGACTCGTGAACGTTTAAATAAAATAATGGCCGAAGCAACAGGTAAAAGTGTTGCCCAGATTGAAAAGGATGTTGATCGCGACTATTTCATGAACGCTGAAGAAGCAAAGAAATACGGAATCATCGACAAAGTGCTCACTAAGAACGAATAG